In Xyrauchen texanus isolate HMW12.3.18 chromosome 14, RBS_HiC_50CHRs, whole genome shotgun sequence, the following are encoded in one genomic region:
- the znf804a gene encoding zinc finger protein 804A isoform X1 gives MACYYIVISSTHLSNGHFRNIKGVFRGPLCKNGNKNLDYAENEKTLAKALEDLKANFYCQLCDKQYYKHQEFDNHINSYDHAHKQRLKELKQREFARNVASKSRKDERKQERALRRLHELAEQRREVQYAPGSGPMFKSTTIAVEGTFRESCCDDTQEENQSFASQDSGGQIHSSNCGLACKHSPWPYNGKAKKQTFRRKIAFSFSFPKKASVKLESSAAVFCESMEEGSMEQSRRQRLKVPPVELDLPGSPTEEKVLNCEEAFYHTGTQQGKHFQKIGSAGSQESSDMSVGRESPSSNASDLCALLVYSEDVPSPYVPLVSTSPFHLNTADIVLDSKDSFEILKSSNAESKPETPEEVTVEESSITQEGHTNFSDPPVKSFTDVSPKNDSPPRRQVLVEDATSKTSSHFTKPSQPFFSVLSRDGNIIFQWPSEMVTFTRTEPSLSFSCNPLHFDFKGSRIRRPADTQEMTEPKTDEELSVRSGFKSCHSDKDIEESTASPRNSPSQRPEGKVRKCYQYSSDIESCVRLKTYDRCRHSKDWIHASRRMGEKLWARDRRYYRSHGKRKRRRWKRRRERHRKTESNAVKCKKFYRRPGSMEGLDSQFRGTTSQQVQPLEKSKQSDQNQAEDSSTAPVVEEGVGGTRQVAPADVNGSAGCIILSDEFCADVEKVLGNSRKKPDNPTARELTITGQYSNSQNVSNFQSSSTAPGCPDETSPSPETDRDGPIEGRILKRPREDSQSDGDEHRPDDSCDLCRSLEEITDGCSLEENASADTELNCCEHRILRKRLKRTHVQDESSCLANKFPIVKNSVLEEQDKAMEEYNMKCLVLNGMCDSSNGSDQIPRSIDDRESSAVNSQTFTSISTSLDHTLVDRSDRQQSSSSQINASCTKGSLALLETNSKLSKELTKENSNIHSSESKAVQTPVKNCNKYSVTAQACLLDALQRTEKATHDKSCQHSLQTPLQRFHLGIQAEEKLSRECFHTTSSLFQPPPSFHPPSDAMERHYLLQIQSHRQLLHQQVFPAKLKSILPSPHLPMSSAILNPVHLSSSMPSGSITIRHTILQNHPAFLPPQPRLYPQVVPVSRLPLGPEICPPAAPPFVTPSQVPVVPAPPSIHPMTVTFHTLPRPAMFPSMLPPHLAVMPLQPLF, from the exons GACTATGCTGAGAATGAGAAAACTTTGGCCAAAGCTCTGGAGGACCTCAAGGCCAACTTCTACTGTCAGCTGTGTGACAAGCAGTACTACAAGCATCAAGAGTTTGACAACCATATCAACTCATATGACCATGCTCACAAGCAG AGGCTGAAGGAACTGAAGCAGAGAGAGTTTGCCCGCAACGTGGCCTCCAAATCCAGGAAGGATGAGAGGAAACAGGAGAGAGCTCTCAGACGCCTACATGAGCTCGCTGAACAGCGCAGAGAGGTGCAATA TGCCCCAGGAAGTGGTCCTATGTTCAAATCGACCACGATTGCAGTGGAAGGAACTTTCAGGGAGTCCTGCTGCGATGATACCCAAGAAGAGAACCAAAGCTTTGCGAGTCAGGACTCAGGGGGTCAGATCCATTCCAGCAACTGTGGCTTAGCTTGTAAGCATTCACCATGGCCATACAATGGGAAGGCCAAAAAGCAAACTTTCAGACGCAAAATTGCATTCTCTTTTTCCTTTCCAAAGAAAGCATCTGTTAAGCTTGAGTCATCAGCTGCGGTTTTTTGTGAGAGCATGGAGGAGGGATCGATGGAGCAAAGCCGCAGGCAAAGACTCAAAGTACCCCCTGTTGAGCTTGACCTCCCTGGCTCCCCCACAGAGGAAAAAGTACTAAATTGTGAGGAGGCATTTTACCACACTGGCACACAGCAGGGCAAGCACTTCCAAAAAATTGGCAGCGCAGGAAGTCAGGAGTCATCAGATATGTCTGTGGGGAGGGAGAGCCCCTCATCAAATGCCTCAGATTTGTGTGCATTGCTCGTTTACTCAGAGGATGTGCCAAGTCCCTATGTCCCCCTCGTAAGCACTTCCCCATTTCATTTAAACACTGCTGATATTGTTCTCGACTCTAAGGACTCTTTTGAGATCCTGAAAAGCAGCAATGCTGAAAGTAAACCTGAGACCCCTGAAGAGGTGACAGTAGAGGAGAGCAGCATTACACAGGAGGGGCACACAAACTTTAGTGATCCTCCCGTAAAGAGTTTCACAGATGTGTCACCCAAGAATGATTCTCCTCCAAGAAGACAAGTCCTAGTGGAGGATGCAACTTCAAAGACATCATCCCATTTCACAAAGCCCAGCCAGCCTTTTTTCTCTGTTCTAAGCAGGGATGGTAACATCATATTTCAGTGGCCCTCTGAGATGGTGACCTTCACAAGGACAGAACCATCCTTGTCTTTTAGTTGCAACCCCCTCCATTTTGACTTCAAGGGGTCACGGATTAGAAGGCCTGCTGACACTCAGGAGATGACTGAGCCCAAAACTGATGAGGAATTATCTGTCCGCTCAGGTTTCAAATCCTGCCACTCTGACAAGGACATTGAGGAATCCACAGCCAGCCCTAGAAACAGTCCCAGCCAAAGACCTGAAGGCAAGGTCAGAAAGTGTTATCAGTATTCAAGTGACATAGAGAGTTGCGTCAGGCTGAAAACATATGACAGGTGTAGACATTCCAAAGATTGGATTCATGCAAGTAGGAGAATGGGAGAGAAGCTTTGGGCCAGGGATAGACGTTATTACAGGAGTCACGGCAAAAGGAAGCGAAGGAGGTGGAAGAGGAGGAGAGAAAGACACCGGAAGACAGAGAGCAATGCGGTAAAATGTAAGAAATTCTACAGACGACCTGGGAGTATGGAAGGACTTGATAGCCAATTTAGAGGCACCACTTCACAGCAAGTGCAGCCATTAGAAAAGTCAAAGCAATCAGATCAAAATCAGGCTGAGGACAGCAGCACAGCTCCTGTAGTTGAGGAAGGGGTGGGAGGCACAAGGCAGGTAGCACCAGCCGACGTAAATGGCTCAGCGGGCTGCATCATTCTCTCTGATGAGTTCTGCGCTGATGTTGAAAAGGTGCTTGGTAACAGCAGGAAAAAGCCTGACAATCCAACTGCAAGGGAGCTAACAATCACAGGACAGTATTCCAACAGCCAGAATGTATCTAACTTTCAGAGTTCCAGCACAGCCCCGGGGTGCCCAGACGAGACATCTCCATCACCTGAGACTGACAGAGATGGACCTATTGAAGGACGAATTCTGAAAAGGCCACGTGAAGATTCTCAAAGCGATGGAGATGAGCACAGACCAGATGATTCTTGTGACCTCTGCCGATCATTAGAGGAGATTACTGATGGATGTTCATTAGAAGAAAATGCCTCTGCAGATACAGAACTTAATTGTTGTGAGCACAGGATTTTAAGGAAAAGACTGAAACGGACACATGTCCAAGATGAATCATCATGCCTTGCAAATAAATTCCCCATTGTTAAGAACAGTGTTCTGGAAGAACAGGACAAGGCCATGGAGGAGTATAACATGAAATGCCTTGTTTTAAATGGCATGTGTGACAGCTCAAATGGGTCAGACCAAATTCCACGCAGTATTGATGATAGAGAGAGCAGTGCGGTTAATTCTCAGACATTTACTTCCATTAGCACTTCCCTGGATCATACTTTGGTGGATAGAAGTGATCGGCagcagagctcctcctctcagaTCAATGCTTCATGCACCAAGGGCAGTCTAGCTCTGTTGGAGACTAATTCAAAGCTATCAAAGGAGCTAACAAAGGAGAACAGTAACATACACAGTAGTGAGTCTAAAGCAGTTCAAACCCCTGTAAAGAATTGTAACAAGTATTCAGTGACAGCTCAGGCCTGCCTGCTCGATGCCCTGCAGAGGACTGAAAAAGCCACTCATGACAAATCATGCCAGCACAGCCTTCAAACCCCACTACAGAGGTTTCACCTAGGCATTCAGGCTGAGGAGAAGTTAAGCAGGGAGTGCTTccacaccaccagcagcctgTTCCAACCTCCTCCATCATTCCATCCTCCCTCAGATGCAATGGAAAGACACTATCTCCTACAGATCCAAAGCCACAGACAGTTGCTTCACCAGCAGGTGTTTCCTGCTAAGCTCAAATCCATCCTGCCCAGCCCACATCTGCCCATGTCATCTGCCATCCTCAATCCAGTTCACCTGTCCTCCTCCATGCCTTCTGGCTCCATCACTATACGTCACACCATACTACAGAACCACCCTGCTTTCCTTCCCCCACAACCCCGTCTTTACCCCCAGGTAGTGCCTGTTTCTCGACTTCCATTGGGGCCGGAGATCTGTCCGCCTGCTGCTCCTCCCTTCGTGACACCTTCACAGGTACCTGTGGTTCCGGCACCCCCAAGTATTCACCCTATGACTGTGACATTTCACACCCTGCCCCGACCTGCCATGTTTCCATCCATGTTACCCCCTCATCTTGCTGTCATGCCCTTGCAGCCTCTCTTCTAG
- the znf804a gene encoding zinc finger protein 804A isoform X2, giving the protein MRGNRRELSDAYMSSLNSAESAPGSGPMFKSTTIAVEGTFRESCCDDTQEENQSFASQDSGGQIHSSNCGLACKHSPWPYNGKAKKQTFRRKIAFSFSFPKKASVKLESSAAVFCESMEEGSMEQSRRQRLKVPPVELDLPGSPTEEKVLNCEEAFYHTGTQQGKHFQKIGSAGSQESSDMSVGRESPSSNASDLCALLVYSEDVPSPYVPLVSTSPFHLNTADIVLDSKDSFEILKSSNAESKPETPEEVTVEESSITQEGHTNFSDPPVKSFTDVSPKNDSPPRRQVLVEDATSKTSSHFTKPSQPFFSVLSRDGNIIFQWPSEMVTFTRTEPSLSFSCNPLHFDFKGSRIRRPADTQEMTEPKTDEELSVRSGFKSCHSDKDIEESTASPRNSPSQRPEGKVRKCYQYSSDIESCVRLKTYDRCRHSKDWIHASRRMGEKLWARDRRYYRSHGKRKRRRWKRRRERHRKTESNAVKCKKFYRRPGSMEGLDSQFRGTTSQQVQPLEKSKQSDQNQAEDSSTAPVVEEGVGGTRQVAPADVNGSAGCIILSDEFCADVEKVLGNSRKKPDNPTARELTITGQYSNSQNVSNFQSSSTAPGCPDETSPSPETDRDGPIEGRILKRPREDSQSDGDEHRPDDSCDLCRSLEEITDGCSLEENASADTELNCCEHRILRKRLKRTHVQDESSCLANKFPIVKNSVLEEQDKAMEEYNMKCLVLNGMCDSSNGSDQIPRSIDDRESSAVNSQTFTSISTSLDHTLVDRSDRQQSSSSQINASCTKGSLALLETNSKLSKELTKENSNIHSSESKAVQTPVKNCNKYSVTAQACLLDALQRTEKATHDKSCQHSLQTPLQRFHLGIQAEEKLSRECFHTTSSLFQPPPSFHPPSDAMERHYLLQIQSHRQLLHQQVFPAKLKSILPSPHLPMSSAILNPVHLSSSMPSGSITIRHTILQNHPAFLPPQPRLYPQVVPVSRLPLGPEICPPAAPPFVTPSQVPVVPAPPSIHPMTVTFHTLPRPAMFPSMLPPHLAVMPLQPLF; this is encoded by the exons ATGAGAGGAAACAGGAGAGAGCTCTCAGACGCCTACATGAGCTCGCTGAACAGCGCAGAGAG TGCCCCAGGAAGTGGTCCTATGTTCAAATCGACCACGATTGCAGTGGAAGGAACTTTCAGGGAGTCCTGCTGCGATGATACCCAAGAAGAGAACCAAAGCTTTGCGAGTCAGGACTCAGGGGGTCAGATCCATTCCAGCAACTGTGGCTTAGCTTGTAAGCATTCACCATGGCCATACAATGGGAAGGCCAAAAAGCAAACTTTCAGACGCAAAATTGCATTCTCTTTTTCCTTTCCAAAGAAAGCATCTGTTAAGCTTGAGTCATCAGCTGCGGTTTTTTGTGAGAGCATGGAGGAGGGATCGATGGAGCAAAGCCGCAGGCAAAGACTCAAAGTACCCCCTGTTGAGCTTGACCTCCCTGGCTCCCCCACAGAGGAAAAAGTACTAAATTGTGAGGAGGCATTTTACCACACTGGCACACAGCAGGGCAAGCACTTCCAAAAAATTGGCAGCGCAGGAAGTCAGGAGTCATCAGATATGTCTGTGGGGAGGGAGAGCCCCTCATCAAATGCCTCAGATTTGTGTGCATTGCTCGTTTACTCAGAGGATGTGCCAAGTCCCTATGTCCCCCTCGTAAGCACTTCCCCATTTCATTTAAACACTGCTGATATTGTTCTCGACTCTAAGGACTCTTTTGAGATCCTGAAAAGCAGCAATGCTGAAAGTAAACCTGAGACCCCTGAAGAGGTGACAGTAGAGGAGAGCAGCATTACACAGGAGGGGCACACAAACTTTAGTGATCCTCCCGTAAAGAGTTTCACAGATGTGTCACCCAAGAATGATTCTCCTCCAAGAAGACAAGTCCTAGTGGAGGATGCAACTTCAAAGACATCATCCCATTTCACAAAGCCCAGCCAGCCTTTTTTCTCTGTTCTAAGCAGGGATGGTAACATCATATTTCAGTGGCCCTCTGAGATGGTGACCTTCACAAGGACAGAACCATCCTTGTCTTTTAGTTGCAACCCCCTCCATTTTGACTTCAAGGGGTCACGGATTAGAAGGCCTGCTGACACTCAGGAGATGACTGAGCCCAAAACTGATGAGGAATTATCTGTCCGCTCAGGTTTCAAATCCTGCCACTCTGACAAGGACATTGAGGAATCCACAGCCAGCCCTAGAAACAGTCCCAGCCAAAGACCTGAAGGCAAGGTCAGAAAGTGTTATCAGTATTCAAGTGACATAGAGAGTTGCGTCAGGCTGAAAACATATGACAGGTGTAGACATTCCAAAGATTGGATTCATGCAAGTAGGAGAATGGGAGAGAAGCTTTGGGCCAGGGATAGACGTTATTACAGGAGTCACGGCAAAAGGAAGCGAAGGAGGTGGAAGAGGAGGAGAGAAAGACACCGGAAGACAGAGAGCAATGCGGTAAAATGTAAGAAATTCTACAGACGACCTGGGAGTATGGAAGGACTTGATAGCCAATTTAGAGGCACCACTTCACAGCAAGTGCAGCCATTAGAAAAGTCAAAGCAATCAGATCAAAATCAGGCTGAGGACAGCAGCACAGCTCCTGTAGTTGAGGAAGGGGTGGGAGGCACAAGGCAGGTAGCACCAGCCGACGTAAATGGCTCAGCGGGCTGCATCATTCTCTCTGATGAGTTCTGCGCTGATGTTGAAAAGGTGCTTGGTAACAGCAGGAAAAAGCCTGACAATCCAACTGCAAGGGAGCTAACAATCACAGGACAGTATTCCAACAGCCAGAATGTATCTAACTTTCAGAGTTCCAGCACAGCCCCGGGGTGCCCAGACGAGACATCTCCATCACCTGAGACTGACAGAGATGGACCTATTGAAGGACGAATTCTGAAAAGGCCACGTGAAGATTCTCAAAGCGATGGAGATGAGCACAGACCAGATGATTCTTGTGACCTCTGCCGATCATTAGAGGAGATTACTGATGGATGTTCATTAGAAGAAAATGCCTCTGCAGATACAGAACTTAATTGTTGTGAGCACAGGATTTTAAGGAAAAGACTGAAACGGACACATGTCCAAGATGAATCATCATGCCTTGCAAATAAATTCCCCATTGTTAAGAACAGTGTTCTGGAAGAACAGGACAAGGCCATGGAGGAGTATAACATGAAATGCCTTGTTTTAAATGGCATGTGTGACAGCTCAAATGGGTCAGACCAAATTCCACGCAGTATTGATGATAGAGAGAGCAGTGCGGTTAATTCTCAGACATTTACTTCCATTAGCACTTCCCTGGATCATACTTTGGTGGATAGAAGTGATCGGCagcagagctcctcctctcagaTCAATGCTTCATGCACCAAGGGCAGTCTAGCTCTGTTGGAGACTAATTCAAAGCTATCAAAGGAGCTAACAAAGGAGAACAGTAACATACACAGTAGTGAGTCTAAAGCAGTTCAAACCCCTGTAAAGAATTGTAACAAGTATTCAGTGACAGCTCAGGCCTGCCTGCTCGATGCCCTGCAGAGGACTGAAAAAGCCACTCATGACAAATCATGCCAGCACAGCCTTCAAACCCCACTACAGAGGTTTCACCTAGGCATTCAGGCTGAGGAGAAGTTAAGCAGGGAGTGCTTccacaccaccagcagcctgTTCCAACCTCCTCCATCATTCCATCCTCCCTCAGATGCAATGGAAAGACACTATCTCCTACAGATCCAAAGCCACAGACAGTTGCTTCACCAGCAGGTGTTTCCTGCTAAGCTCAAATCCATCCTGCCCAGCCCACATCTGCCCATGTCATCTGCCATCCTCAATCCAGTTCACCTGTCCTCCTCCATGCCTTCTGGCTCCATCACTATACGTCACACCATACTACAGAACCACCCTGCTTTCCTTCCCCCACAACCCCGTCTTTACCCCCAGGTAGTGCCTGTTTCTCGACTTCCATTGGGGCCGGAGATCTGTCCGCCTGCTGCTCCTCCCTTCGTGACACCTTCACAGGTACCTGTGGTTCCGGCACCCCCAAGTATTCACCCTATGACTGTGACATTTCACACCCTGCCCCGACCTGCCATGTTTCCATCCATGTTACCCCCTCATCTTGCTGTCATGCCCTTGCAGCCTCTCTTCTAG